A stretch of the Xiphias gladius isolate SHS-SW01 ecotype Sanya breed wild chromosome 21, ASM1685928v1, whole genome shotgun sequence genome encodes the following:
- the LOC120807049 gene encoding G-protein coupled receptor 22-like, which produces METDSYASGSATTDWVGTVGGLEAIGVLQEQGGGGLSGSPASWYMPYSLGFQVSFTAFLMLELVLGFSSNLTVLVLYCSQSNLVDSVSNMVTVNLHVLDVVVCVLCLPLTLVVVLLPPGPNLALLCCFHEACVTFASIATSINILVISLDRYDISVRPANRLLTTQRAALLLAAVWVTSVAVFFIPFLEVQWSSGEGSEEKGQGAPLSLSSHGISATVVPAWRNRTLLCVGGQGYHIGMGMYYHLILQVPIFFTTVAVMLFTYSRILRALNIRIGSHMKKSQRFRGPSCSRRHKRQKKKKAGLTVIDGGEVGGEQCTTDGTKHVSHPPLIPSPSPTPTATSPPALSSSAPLVTSDVGAATPMPATMGVQASVSAIIALRRAVRRHRDRRERQRRVFRMSLIIITTFLGCWAPLSVTNVLILGIGPSDALISLRLWFLALAYGTTVSHPLLYAFTRQKLRRALRAKVKKRVVSLLQVDPSPGGTVIHNSWVENRKTCRQVRLEASEGTDRCLAEAL; this is translated from the coding sequence ATGGAGACTGACAGCTACGCCTCAGGCTCAGCCACCACTGACTGGGTTGGGACAGTGGGCGGCCTGGAGGCAATCGGAGTCCTTCAAGAGCAGGGAGGAGGGGGTTTGTCCGGTAGCCCCGCATCCTGGTACATGCCGTACTCACTGGGCTTCCAGGTGTCGTTCACAGCCTTCCTCATGCTGGAGCTGGTGTTGGGCTTCAGCAGCAACCTGACAGTGCTGGTGCTCTACTGCTCTCAATCCAATTTAGTGGACTCGGTGAGCAATATGGTGACTGTCAATCTGCACGTGCTGGatgtggtggtgtgtgtgctgtgtctgCCCCTCACTCTTGTGGTCGTGCTGCTGCCTCCGGGACCAAACCTGGCCCTACTCTGCTGCTTCCATGAAGCCTGTGTCACCTTTGCCAGCATCGCCACATCCATCAACATCCTGGTTATCAGCTTGGACCGATATGACATTTCAGTACGGCCCGCCAACAGGCTGCTGACAACGCAGAGAGCAGCTCTGCTCCTGGCTGCTGTCTGGGTCACATCAGTAGCTGTGTTTTTTATCCCATTCTTGGAGGTGCAGTGGTCCAGTGGAGAGGGATCAGAGGAGAAAGGGCAGGGGGCACCCTTGTCTTTGTCCTCACATGGCATCAGTGCCACAGTGGTACCAGCATGGCGCAACCGGACACTGCTGTGTGTTGGCGGGCAGGGCTATCACATAGGCATGGGTATGTATTATCATCTTATCCTGCAGGTACCCATCTTCTTCACCACAGTGGCAGTCATGCTGTTCACCTACTCCAGAATACTGAGGGCTTTAAACATCCGGATTGGCTCCCACATGAAGAAGAGCCAGCGTTTCAGGGGCCCCTCCTGCAGCAGGCGCcataagagacagaaaaaaaagaaagcagggcTCACAGTGATCGATGGTGGGGAGGTAGGAGGGGAGCAGTGCACCACAGATGGTACCAAACACGTCAGCCACCCTCCCCTCATTCCTTCCCCATCCCCTACCCCCACAGCTACCTCTCCCCCTGCCCTGTCCTCATCTGCCCCGCTGGTCACCTCTGACGTGGGTGCGGCCACCCCGATGCCAGCCACCATGGGTGTTCAGGCCTCCGTGTCAGCCATCATTGCCTTGCGGAGGGCAGTGCGGCGACACAGGGATCGGCGAGAGCGCCAGAGGCGGGTGTTCAGGATGtccctcatcatcatcaccaccttcCTGGGTTGTTGGGCTCCCCTCTCCGTGACCAATGTGCTAATCCTTGGCATTGGCCCCAGTGATGCCCTAATCAGCCTGCGCCTCTGGTTCCTAGCCCTAGCTTACGGCACCACTGTCTCCCATCCTCTGCTCTATGCTTTCACCCGACAGAAGCTGCGCCGTGCCCTTCGCGCCAAGGTTAAAAAGAGGGTGGTGTCCCTTCTCCAAGTAGACCCTTCGCCAGGCGGCACTGTCATACACAACTCCTgggtggaaaacagaaaaacctgccGGCAGGTGCGGCTGGAAGCAAGCGAAGGTACTGACCGTTGCCTGGCAGAGGCCCTCTGA